From one Phycisphaerae bacterium genomic stretch:
- a CDS encoding ABC transporter permease: protein MSRIWAVARHMIAESIRTKVALLFIAIILIILLTLPFTVTGDGLTIKSRLQNYLAYSLGSVGALLSLLTVFLSCGTLSNEISGKYLFLVVSKPIPRWQLFVGKWVGVVTLNGVMLLVTFAAALASTWYIKNRPATVPGDAEAVQKEVLEVRHNFRLHQPNWNQLAQERLRQLREAGAIEKLSPEEEKALIARLIEEAKSGWRTLRPRQWHLFEFRLSEIAVDRRRHADALEQDYVFLHIKPRHPGGTEDAVLQAVIACGDPREPQTLTREVTADFVVERFHDIPIPTFAVNSRNTLYVQIFNLSDKDSITFEGDDCFELLYPLGTFHWNTLRAIMITWSRLAFLAALGLMMSSFLSFPVACMASFLVLAAASMKKWLADAFEWTIPQGTREDPMWIFGPPMRLIGRAFVNLVPDFTHYDAVSNIVGGRYVPAFWVLQALVLLLLVQGAVLIIIGCVVLTRRELARVTA from the coding sequence ATGTCGCGCATCTGGGCCGTCGCCCGCCACATGATCGCCGAAAGCATCCGGACCAAGGTCGCGCTGTTGTTTATCGCGATCATTCTGATCATCCTGCTGACCCTGCCGTTCACGGTGACGGGCGACGGGCTGACGATCAAGAGCCGGCTTCAGAACTACCTTGCTTATTCGCTGGGCTCGGTCGGCGCGCTGCTCAGTCTGCTGACCGTCTTTTTATCCTGTGGAACGCTGTCGAACGAGATCAGCGGGAAGTATCTGTTTTTGGTGGTGAGCAAGCCGATCCCGCGATGGCAGTTGTTCGTGGGCAAATGGGTGGGCGTGGTGACCCTGAACGGGGTGATGCTGCTGGTGACCTTTGCTGCGGCGTTGGCCTCGACGTGGTACATCAAGAATCGACCTGCGACCGTTCCCGGCGACGCGGAAGCCGTGCAGAAGGAGGTGCTGGAGGTCCGGCACAACTTCAGGCTTCATCAGCCGAATTGGAATCAGCTCGCCCAGGAACGGCTTCGTCAATTGCGGGAAGCAGGGGCCATCGAGAAGCTCTCTCCAGAAGAAGAGAAGGCCCTTATCGCGCGGCTCATCGAGGAAGCCAAGAGCGGATGGAGAACGCTGCGGCCAAGACAATGGCACCTGTTCGAGTTCCGTCTTTCCGAGATCGCGGTTGACAGGCGGAGGCACGCCGACGCCCTGGAACAGGACTACGTGTTCCTGCACATCAAGCCCCGCCATCCGGGCGGCACGGAAGACGCCGTTCTGCAAGCCGTGATCGCGTGCGGTGATCCACGGGAACCGCAGACCCTGACCCGCGAGGTGACCGCCGACTTCGTGGTGGAACGGTTTCACGACATCCCGATTCCCACGTTCGCGGTCAACAGCCGGAACACGTTGTACGTCCAGATCTTCAATCTGAGCGATAAGGACTCGATCACCTTCGAGGGTGACGATTGTTTCGAATTGCTCTATCCGCTCGGGACGTTTCACTGGAACACCTTGCGGGCGATCATGATCACCTGGTCGCGGCTGGCGTTTCTGGCGGCGTTGGGACTGATGATGTCGAGCTTTCTGTCGTTCCCCGTGGCCTGCATGGCCTCGTTTCTGGTGCTCGCGGCGGCCTCGATGAAAAAGTGGCTGGCCGACGCTTTTGAATGGACGATCCCTCAGGGAACGCGGGAAGACCCGATGTGGATCTTTGGTCCGCCGATGCGTCTGATCGGCCGGGCCTTCGTCAACCTGGTGCCCGATTTCACGCATTACGACGCGGTGAGCAACATCGTGGGAGGGCGGTATGTGCCAGCATTCTGGGTGCTGCAGGCTCTTGTCCTGTTGCTGCTGGTCCAGGGAGCGGTGCTGATCATCATCGGGTGCGTGGTGTTGACCAGGCGGGAGCTGGCTCGCGTGACCGCCTAG
- a CDS encoding ABC transporter ATP-binding protein, whose translation MSSNDLSVIQTAGLTKVFKDFWHRQRVVAVDKLDLDIHKDEVFGLLGPNGSGKTTTIKMLLGLLYPTRGRIQVLGRAPTDVEVKSRIGFLPEESYLYQFLDARETLDYYGRLFRIPRQERRRRVEQLLEMTGLGREARRRVGEYSKGMARRIGLAQALINDPDLLILDEPTSGLDPVGTREIKDLIVFLNREKRKTILLCSHLLADVEDVCQRVAVLYGGRLQALGPIRELLSQENLTQITTEKLNPDSVDRIRRIIEREEGRQVISVSTPSDRLETFFLRIVRQAQQLRQTTSGATVGGRIAEFLTESPVGEAVVESLVAAASKPERVEPAAQPAAEPGESAATEVLKELISSSSAVAEATSPVENEPSAPVPQIDESVIDSLMNRADRKTGPSKE comes from the coding sequence ATGTCCAGCAACGATCTATCCGTGATTCAAACCGCCGGGTTGACCAAGGTCTTCAAGGACTTCTGGCACCGGCAGCGCGTGGTGGCGGTGGACAAGCTGGATCTCGACATCCACAAGGACGAGGTCTTCGGCTTGCTGGGCCCCAACGGATCGGGCAAGACGACCACGATCAAGATGCTGTTGGGGCTGCTGTATCCCACGCGAGGGCGGATTCAGGTTCTCGGCCGTGCGCCGACCGACGTGGAGGTCAAGTCGCGGATCGGTTTTCTGCCGGAGGAGTCGTACCTATACCAGTTTCTCGATGCCCGCGAGACGCTGGACTACTACGGGCGTCTGTTCCGGATTCCGCGTCAGGAGCGGCGCCGGCGTGTGGAGCAGCTTCTTGAAATGACGGGTCTGGGTCGCGAGGCCCGGCGGCGGGTAGGCGAGTATTCGAAGGGCATGGCCCGGCGTATCGGCCTGGCCCAAGCCCTGATCAACGACCCCGATTTATTGATTCTGGATGAACCGACGTCGGGGCTGGATCCGGTGGGCACTCGCGAGATCAAGGATCTGATCGTCTTCCTGAATCGCGAGAAACGCAAGACCATTCTGCTGTGCAGTCACCTTCTGGCGGACGTCGAGGACGTGTGCCAGCGAGTGGCGGTGCTTTACGGGGGGCGGTTGCAGGCTCTTGGGCCGATCCGGGAGCTGTTGAGCCAAGAGAACCTGACGCAGATCACCACGGAGAAGCTCAACCCGGACAGCGTCGACCGCATTCGCCGTATCATCGAGCGTGAGGAAGGCCGGCAGGTCATCAGCGTGTCGACGCCGTCCGACAGGCTGGAGACGTTCTTCCTGCGGATTGTCCGGCAGGCCCAGCAGCTTCGCCAGACGACATCCGGTGCCACGGTGGGCGGCCGCATCGCCGAGTTTCTGACGGAATCGCCGGTCGGCGAAGCGGTGGTCGAGTCGCTGGTCGCCGCCGCCTCCAAACCGGAGCGGGTCGAGCCCGCCGCCCAGCCCGCGGCCGAACCCGGTGAATCGGCAGCAACCGAGGTGTTGAAAGAGCTGATCTCCTCGTCGTCCGCCGTTGCCGAGGCAACCTCGCCGGTCGAGAACGAGCCGTCCGCCCCCGTTCCCCAGATCGACGAAAGCGTGATTGACAGCCTGATGAATCGCGCCGACCGCAAGACCGGTCCGTCCAAGGAGTGA
- a CDS encoding SPFH domain-containing protein: protein MAQDHPHHEHIDPDHGHDYSSSEEPAGAAPAEAFDAANQALVDALKLSFRVLKAVMIGAVFLYVLSGLFIVDRDKEVVVQLRFGEQINTYGDGIHWAMPYPIDELIEVPVSMDTLTLDAFWLQISDADKGKPLSELMARGDGLDPGVDGALLTGDRGIMHLLTQAQYRITDAQQYVRNVVLQGNDRTGEKDLLRAVLKNACVASAARTTAEVISKDPSTMVSGVKIRAQEMLDHLGAGITLDKVDVVQSWYPLQVQPSVDAVTNAMNTKQQAIQSAYGERQKILNEAAGRVWEDLWNAIQELDQKATDQERSEVLGRIETLLTAQASGKAGKRIQEARQQREQIVLSTLARQKAFLALLEEHRKNPELLRQRLLVEGLKDLFAQPGAVKWMLPGGENKQLDVWLNPDPVEFKKAQEAATRQRTGVGAGK, encoded by the coding sequence GTGGCTCAGGACCATCCTCATCACGAACACATCGATCCCGATCACGGGCATGACTACTCATCTTCGGAGGAGCCGGCCGGTGCGGCCCCCGCCGAAGCGTTCGATGCCGCGAACCAGGCGCTGGTCGACGCGCTGAAGCTCAGCTTTCGAGTTCTGAAAGCGGTGATGATTGGAGCGGTTTTCCTCTACGTGTTGAGCGGTCTGTTCATCGTCGATCGGGACAAAGAAGTGGTCGTTCAGCTCCGGTTCGGCGAACAGATCAACACTTACGGAGACGGCATCCACTGGGCGATGCCTTATCCGATCGACGAGCTCATCGAGGTTCCCGTTTCGATGGACACGTTGACGCTGGACGCGTTCTGGCTGCAGATCAGCGATGCCGACAAGGGGAAACCGTTGAGCGAGTTGATGGCGCGCGGCGACGGGCTAGACCCTGGGGTGGACGGGGCCCTGCTCACGGGTGATCGGGGTATCATGCATCTGTTGACCCAGGCCCAGTATCGCATCACCGACGCCCAGCAATACGTCAGGAACGTTGTTCTTCAGGGTAACGATCGGACCGGCGAGAAGGACCTTCTGAGAGCGGTGCTCAAGAACGCCTGCGTAGCCAGCGCCGCTCGGACCACGGCCGAGGTCATCTCGAAAGATCCCAGCACCATGGTCTCGGGCGTCAAGATCCGGGCGCAGGAGATGCTTGATCATCTGGGTGCCGGCATCACGCTCGACAAGGTGGACGTCGTTCAGTCCTGGTATCCTTTGCAGGTTCAGCCGTCGGTCGACGCCGTCACCAATGCGATGAACACCAAACAGCAGGCGATCCAGTCGGCCTATGGCGAGCGGCAGAAGATCCTGAACGAGGCGGCGGGGAGAGTCTGGGAGGATTTGTGGAACGCGATCCAGGAGCTTGACCAGAAAGCGACCGACCAGGAGCGGAGCGAGGTCCTCGGCCGAATCGAGACGCTGCTGACGGCTCAGGCTTCGGGCAAGGCCGGCAAGCGCATCCAAGAAGCCCGGCAACAGCGAGAGCAGATCGTGTTGTCGACGCTGGCCCGGCAGAAGGCCTTCCTGGCCTTGCTGGAGGAACACCGGAAGAACCCCGAATTGCTTCGCCAGCGGTTGTTGGTGGAAGGACTCAAGGACCTGTTTGCCCAGCCTGGCGCGGTCAAATGGATGCTGCCGGGCGGCGAGAACAAGCAACTGGATGTGTGGCTCAACCCGGACCCGGTGGAATTCAAGAAAGCACAGGAGGCCGCAACTCGCCAGAGAACGGGAGTCGGCGCAGGCAAATGA
- a CDS encoding protease modulator HflC, with translation MKRSVPSIVAAVAIVLILVFHMVTYQVRFNEVAVVRTFGKIQAPDPVTGESPDVKTKPGLKFKWPWPIQQVSIFDNRIQLTETIGEETPTRDRKNVVVTTAVGWSIADPYVFSIRNQDMKDAERKLQVRVRNDQKTVIARYDFAHFVSTNPDELKYDDIEREIFRAIQETAPTASELFGIEVRYVGIEGLALPKQITTDVFNAMKKEREAEAARYTSEGESEANRIKAEAESIAGTILAFADRQAEQIIAEGKARAAAYNETFRKDEDLAVFLLQMDYLGKILKDRSTVVFDGHPPFDLLKEASLQGKPAAATRPAGRMPEPAIVEPK, from the coding sequence ATGAAGCGCAGTGTGCCATCCATCGTTGCGGCGGTTGCGATCGTTCTCATCCTCGTTTTTCACATGGTTACCTACCAGGTGCGTTTCAACGAGGTGGCCGTGGTGAGGACCTTCGGCAAGATCCAGGCGCCTGACCCGGTTACGGGCGAGTCGCCCGACGTGAAGACCAAGCCCGGCCTGAAATTCAAATGGCCCTGGCCGATCCAGCAGGTTTCCATTTTCGACAACCGAATCCAGTTGACGGAGACGATCGGCGAGGAGACCCCAACCCGGGACCGCAAGAACGTGGTCGTGACAACGGCCGTCGGCTGGTCGATCGCCGATCCCTACGTTTTCAGCATCCGCAATCAGGACATGAAGGATGCCGAACGGAAACTGCAGGTTCGGGTCCGCAACGATCAGAAAACGGTCATCGCGAGATACGATTTCGCCCATTTCGTCTCAACCAATCCGGACGAACTGAAGTATGACGACATCGAGCGGGAGATTTTCAGGGCGATTCAGGAGACGGCGCCGACGGCGAGCGAGCTTTTCGGCATCGAGGTTCGATACGTCGGGATCGAGGGGCTAGCGCTTCCCAAGCAGATTACCACGGACGTCTTCAACGCGATGAAGAAGGAGCGCGAGGCGGAGGCGGCCCGCTACACCAGCGAGGGCGAATCGGAGGCCAATCGCATCAAGGCCGAGGCGGAGAGCATCGCCGGCACGATCCTGGCTTTCGCCGATCGGCAGGCCGAGCAGATCATCGCCGAGGGCAAAGCACGGGCGGCGGCCTACAACGAGACCTTCAGAAAGGACGAGGATCTGGCGGTGTTCCTGCTGCAAATGGACTATCTGGGAAAGATACTGAAGGACCGCTCGACGGTGGTTTTCGACGGTCATCCGCCCTTTGACCTGCTGAAGGAAGCCAGTCTGCAGGGCAAGCCGGCGGCCGCAACGCGGCCTGCGGGGCGTATGCCCGAGCCGGCCATCGTTGAACCGAAGTGA
- a CDS encoding SPFH domain-containing protein, whose protein sequence is MTTQRPERRARTVALAGLAFQILLSVFFAVLWSWGKTEGLRALMLLSAIGNAIWLFLVMVCQQRVLVQEEKFETEQLRRERAAAGGTDAIFDVADEELLLARRRLQWMYRWMLPSFSILVIVLLVVAGLVGWRWSIGDSFSSENWTAVGKDKIPLLFFMTLGAAFVSFLFSRYATGMARYREWQILHAGATWLMGVTLASVLVSAAMGALYMGATPVFERVVAYILRILLFVLAAETLLNLVLDFYRPRAPDEEPRPAFDSRLLGLFTEPGGIARSIADAINYQFGFEVSSTWFYKLLQRSVVPLIGFAILMMFAASCLVFVGADEEVVIERFGVKRDVLGGGLRIKWPWPIEKAYKVATAQVHELKIGILDEGTDKDGKKELFLWTNKHAWEPHLNVLVATPKLAEYIEKTDGRVTTEPAEAQERRAQAVPVSQLRVSATILYRIRDPYDWLRRYGGPDDKGPRAMLTAIANREIMRQCASVEVTALMGTSRGAVERSLREEIQKTADQESLGVDIVFLGLQGVHPPSETAESFQAVIGAESKRTASIRSAKADRDKRLAEVAGDVTRAENLNDAIRRLNELEASGKASGDELQEARDRVQRMFFGDAKRGIRPVGGLAANRMAEARAVRWRIENQSAGQAIGFVHEMATRNAAPKVYRMRKYLEMLAEATAGIRKYVLAASEAQGSLRTFHLNLQDARDIPIDVAIQKKSD, encoded by the coding sequence ATGACAACGCAAAGGCCTGAACGTAGAGCCCGTACTGTAGCACTCGCCGGTCTGGCTTTTCAGATCCTGCTGTCGGTCTTCTTCGCGGTCTTGTGGTCGTGGGGGAAGACGGAGGGACTGCGAGCCCTCATGCTGCTGTCGGCCATCGGGAACGCGATATGGCTGTTCCTTGTCATGGTCTGCCAGCAGCGCGTCCTGGTTCAGGAAGAGAAGTTCGAGACGGAGCAGCTTCGGCGGGAACGAGCGGCGGCAGGCGGCACCGATGCCATCTTCGACGTCGCGGACGAAGAGCTTCTTCTGGCTCGCCGGCGACTGCAGTGGATGTATCGGTGGATGCTGCCGAGCTTTTCGATCCTGGTGATTGTGCTGCTGGTTGTGGCCGGTCTTGTGGGATGGAGATGGTCGATCGGTGACTCGTTCTCCTCCGAGAATTGGACGGCCGTCGGCAAGGACAAGATCCCGCTGTTGTTCTTCATGACGCTTGGGGCGGCTTTCGTGAGTTTCCTGTTTTCGCGATACGCGACCGGCATGGCTCGCTACCGCGAGTGGCAGATCCTGCACGCGGGCGCCACCTGGCTGATGGGCGTCACGCTGGCATCGGTGCTTGTCAGTGCCGCCATGGGTGCGCTTTACATGGGGGCGACGCCCGTTTTCGAGCGGGTGGTGGCCTACATTCTGCGCATTCTGCTGTTCGTGCTGGCGGCGGAGACGCTCCTGAACCTGGTGCTTGACTTCTATCGGCCCAGGGCACCGGATGAAGAGCCGCGGCCGGCCTTCGACAGCCGGCTGCTGGGCCTGTTCACCGAACCCGGCGGCATCGCCCGCTCGATTGCCGATGCGATCAACTACCAGTTCGGTTTCGAGGTTTCGTCGACCTGGTTTTACAAGCTGTTGCAGCGTTCAGTGGTGCCGTTGATCGGATTCGCGATCCTGATGATGTTTGCGGCGTCCTGCCTGGTATTCGTGGGTGCCGACGAGGAGGTGGTGATCGAGCGTTTTGGGGTCAAACGGGACGTGCTGGGGGGCGGCCTGCGGATCAAGTGGCCTTGGCCGATCGAGAAAGCCTACAAGGTCGCCACCGCGCAGGTGCATGAGTTGAAAATCGGCATCCTCGACGAAGGCACGGACAAGGACGGAAAGAAAGAGCTATTCCTCTGGACGAACAAGCACGCCTGGGAGCCGCACCTCAACGTGCTCGTGGCCACGCCCAAACTGGCGGAGTACATCGAGAAGACCGACGGCCGCGTGACGACGGAGCCGGCCGAGGCCCAGGAGCGGCGGGCCCAGGCCGTCCCGGTGAGTCAACTGCGGGTCTCGGCCACCATCCTCTACAGGATCCGAGACCCCTATGACTGGCTGCGGCGATACGGCGGACCGGACGACAAGGGGCCTCGGGCGATGCTGACGGCCATCGCGAACCGGGAGATTATGCGGCAATGCGCCAGCGTGGAGGTCACCGCCTTGATGGGCACGTCGCGTGGGGCGGTTGAACGAAGCCTGCGGGAGGAGATTCAGAAGACGGCGGATCAGGAGAGCCTGGGTGTCGACATCGTTTTCCTCGGTCTGCAGGGAGTGCACCCGCCGTCGGAGACGGCCGAGTCCTTCCAGGCGGTTATCGGGGCCGAGTCGAAGCGGACGGCCTCGATTCGCAGTGCCAAAGCGGATCGCGACAAGCGACTGGCTGAAGTCGCAGGCGACGTCACCCGCGCCGAAAACCTCAACGACGCCATCCGCCGGCTCAATGAGCTGGAAGCCAGCGGCAAGGCGTCTGGGGACGAGCTTCAGGAAGCCCGCGACCGAGTTCAGCGTATGTTCTTCGGCGACGCGAAACGGGGCATCCGCCCCGTGGGCGGGCTCGCGGCCAACAGAATGGCCGAGGCCCGGGCCGTTCGGTGGCGGATCGAGAACCAGTCGGCCGGGCAGGCGATCGGCTTTGTTCACGAGATGGCGACCCGAAATGCGGCCCCGAAGGTATACCGCATGCGTAAGTACCTCGAGATGCTGGCCGAGGCCACCGCCGGCATCCGGAAATACGTTCTGGCCGCATCTGAGGCCCAGGGTTCGCTGCGAACCTTCCATTTGAACCTCCAGGACGCACGGGACATCCCGATCGACGTGGCCATCCAGAAGAAGTCGGATTGA
- a CDS encoding class I SAM-dependent methyltransferase — MPPACMVCSHQGFEPFLDILLKCPVCGFVTARLENPIDARQIYQGAYFTGQEYLDYLGDEALLKRNFRRRLKHIRKRCPGGRLLEIGSAYGFFLDLARAHFQTVGFEINWEAARHAREVLGLDVRTDDFLLADEHTIGGKVDVTVMWDVIEHLERPDRFLARVAELSRSGAILCLTTGDVGSVLARWRGRKWRMIHPPSHLHYFDRNTITRLLGNHGFEVIDIRAIGVARSLRQILYSLLVLGLRLPVAYRVLESVIPAAWGVTLNTFDIMQVTASRR; from the coding sequence ATGCCGCCGGCCTGCATGGTCTGCTCTCATCAGGGATTCGAGCCTTTCCTGGACATTCTGCTCAAGTGCCCGGTCTGTGGGTTTGTGACTGCCCGTCTCGAAAACCCCATCGATGCCCGACAGATCTACCAGGGCGCCTATTTCACCGGCCAGGAATACCTCGATTACCTCGGCGATGAGGCCCTTCTGAAGCGAAACTTCCGCCGACGCCTCAAGCACATCCGCAAACGCTGTCCCGGCGGGCGCCTGCTTGAGATCGGGTCGGCTTACGGCTTTTTCCTCGACCTTGCCCGGGCACATTTCCAGACGGTAGGTTTCGAGATCAATTGGGAGGCGGCCCGCCACGCCCGGGAGGTGCTGGGTCTCGACGTGCGAACGGATGATTTCCTGCTGGCCGATGAGCACACCATCGGCGGCAAGGTCGATGTCACCGTGATGTGGGACGTTATCGAGCATCTCGAACGTCCTGATCGCTTCCTCGCCCGCGTCGCCGAGCTGTCCAGGTCCGGAGCAATCCTGTGTCTCACTACCGGCGACGTCGGCAGCGTCTTGGCCCGCTGGCGCGGCCGCAAGTGGCGGATGATTCACCCGCCATCGCACCTGCACTACTTCGATCGCAACACCATTACCCGTCTGTTAGGCAATCACGGGTTCGAGGTCATCGACATCCGGGCGATCGGTGTGGCCCGCAGTCTTCGCCAGATTCTCTACTCGCTGCTGGTTCTCGGTCTCCGCTTGCCGGTCGCGTACCGCGTCTTGGAAAGTGTCATCCCGGCCGCATGGGGCGTCACCCTCAATACCTTCGACATCATGCAGGTCACCGCGTCGCGCCGCTGA
- a CDS encoding amino acid permease: MDVREEQMPRGFGLATTTFVVIASMVGTGILVSPGYMMASLGNHTVIFGLWILGGLLALCGALCVAELAAAMPRAGGEYVYLREAYGPMPAFLSGWTSFFLGFSAPLAVAAHVASKYLLQASGMVAAGSAASLPTKVLATAIIILVTAPNLLGHRQSAWVQNLTTVVKLGVFVAAVAAGFICGEATFQQIAGNRSPANVGLGTAASQLFYVMFAYSGWNAASYLAGEVKNPAGMLPRSLLLGTAAVTALYLAMMLFFAASVPLVKVGFHNAEKVPWMAVEQSLGRRAAGAFSAVVGLTFLATVNAFIVTGPRVYFAMACDGLFPSIAGRISPRGRVPVNATLAQSACAIAILFLTDFESLYQYAAVGLSLFALLFIAAVYVLRIRRPQMPRPFRVPGYPVVPAFFMTATLFTAVFAFKEWPMPSLLSLGSILAGVPVYYAWRKLRRRTAKT; the protein is encoded by the coding sequence ATGGACGTTCGTGAAGAGCAGATGCCTCGCGGTTTCGGGTTGGCCACCACCACTTTCGTGGTCATCGCCAGCATGGTCGGAACGGGAATCCTCGTTTCACCAGGCTACATGATGGCCTCGCTCGGCAATCACACGGTCATCTTCGGTCTCTGGATCCTGGGCGGCCTCCTCGCGCTGTGCGGTGCGTTGTGCGTGGCCGAACTTGCTGCTGCGATGCCTCGCGCGGGCGGTGAGTACGTGTACCTGCGCGAGGCCTACGGTCCAATGCCGGCATTTTTATCCGGTTGGACCTCGTTCTTCCTTGGTTTCTCGGCTCCGCTCGCGGTCGCGGCCCACGTGGCCTCCAAGTATCTTTTGCAGGCCTCCGGGATGGTCGCGGCCGGGTCGGCCGCGTCGTTGCCCACGAAGGTCCTGGCGACTGCGATCATCATCCTGGTTACCGCCCCCAATCTCCTGGGCCATCGCCAGTCAGCCTGGGTGCAGAACCTCACCACCGTCGTCAAGCTGGGCGTCTTTGTCGCCGCGGTTGCCGCCGGGTTCATTTGCGGAGAAGCGACTTTCCAGCAGATCGCCGGCAATCGATCCCCGGCGAATGTCGGGCTCGGCACCGCCGCATCGCAGTTGTTCTACGTGATGTTCGCTTACAGCGGGTGGAACGCCGCAAGCTACCTCGCCGGCGAGGTGAAAAACCCCGCTGGGATGCTACCTCGTTCCCTGTTGCTCGGAACCGCGGCGGTGACCGCACTGTATCTGGCGATGATGCTGTTCTTTGCGGCCTCGGTCCCGCTGGTAAAGGTCGGTTTTCATAACGCAGAGAAGGTTCCATGGATGGCCGTCGAACAATCGCTCGGCCGACGTGCCGCGGGCGCGTTCTCGGCCGTGGTTGGGTTGACCTTCCTGGCCACGGTGAACGCCTTCATCGTGACCGGACCGCGCGTCTATTTTGCGATGGCCTGCGACGGGCTCTTCCCGTCAATCGCCGGGCGAATCAGCCCACGAGGGCGGGTCCCGGTCAATGCCACGCTGGCCCAAAGCGCCTGTGCGATCGCGATTCTCTTTCTGACCGATTTTGAGAGCCTCTATCAGTACGCTGCCGTCGGACTCTCGCTGTTCGCCCTGCTCTTCATCGCCGCAGTGTATGTGTTGCGCATCCGCCGTCCCCAAATGCCCCGCCCGTTTCGGGTCCCAGGATATCCTGTCGTGCCGGCCTTTTTCATGACCGCCACCCTCTTCACGGCCGTTTTCGCGTTCAAGGAATGGCCGATGCCGTCGCTGCTGAGCCTCGGCAGCATCCTCGCTGGCGTGCCGGTGTACTATGCGTGGCGAAAACTCCGCCGTCGGACCGCCAAAACGTGA
- a CDS encoding UvrB/UvrC motif-containing protein, translating to MPSKDLRPIIQDWPFESGQIKVRKIRGLDNRVKIQMRVDLGVLQMETEGRPDGQRPFNYESLLEYHLARLESHKRRNGTDLGFSLSPDECLAIRDESLQYYHRYLASFAMEDYDMVVRDTQRNLDVLDLCCKYGEQESDRMALEAHRPYIIMMNTRAKALGAIGNGQYLTALAHVERGLVSIRDFFKKYGTSKSFNHSPEVVILKALRREVRKQLPVDPIRKLKQELADAVAEERFEDAAQLRDSLEALLKQHGGQS from the coding sequence ATGCCATCGAAGGATCTGCGCCCGATCATTCAGGATTGGCCCTTTGAATCGGGCCAGATCAAGGTCCGCAAGATCCGCGGGCTGGATAACCGAGTGAAGATCCAGATGCGCGTGGATCTGGGGGTGCTCCAGATGGAGACGGAAGGCCGGCCCGACGGGCAACGGCCTTTCAATTACGAATCCCTGCTGGAATACCATTTGGCCCGGCTTGAGTCTCACAAGCGGCGCAACGGCACGGACTTGGGTTTCAGCCTGTCGCCCGATGAATGTCTGGCGATCCGCGACGAGAGCCTTCAATACTACCATCGGTACCTGGCCAGTTTCGCAATGGAAGACTACGACATGGTCGTCCGGGACACCCAGCGGAACCTGGACGTTCTGGACCTGTGCTGCAAGTATGGCGAGCAGGAAAGCGACCGGATGGCCCTGGAGGCACACAGGCCGTACATCATCATGATGAACACGCGGGCCAAGGCGTTGGGCGCCATCGGCAACGGGCAGTATCTTACCGCTCTGGCGCACGTGGAGCGGGGATTGGTCAGCATTCGCGATTTCTTCAAAAAATACGGAACTTCCAAGTCGTTCAACCACAGTCCCGAGGTCGTGATTCTCAAGGCGTTGCGGCGTGAGGTCCGCAAGCAGTTGCCCGTGGACCCGATTCGCAAGCTCAAGCAAGAGCTTGCCGACGCTGTGGCGGAAGAGCGATTTGAGGACGCCGCCCAGCTCCGCGACAGTCTCGAGGCCTTGCTGAAGCAACACGGCGGGCAGTCGTAA
- a CDS encoding thioredoxin family protein — translation MKGKWMALTLAALGAGVCLYGYSLAAEPGKAAEPGQKAPDFALKDVYGKEFKLADFKGRIVVLEWINKGCPISRAAHDKQQMQKTYKKYAAKDVVWLGIDSTEGTKPDENRVYAAEQSLAYPILHDVDAKVANAYGAKRTPHMFVIDKEGKLVYAGAIDDKGDNNYVAAAIEDLLAGKPVAKPKTDAYGCGIKNSKLAS, via the coding sequence ATGAAAGGAAAATGGATGGCGCTGACACTGGCAGCCTTGGGCGCGGGCGTCTGTCTCTATGGCTATTCCTTAGCCGCAGAACCGGGCAAAGCTGCCGAACCCGGCCAGAAGGCCCCCGATTTTGCCCTTAAGGACGTGTATGGCAAGGAATTCAAGCTTGCCGACTTCAAGGGCAGGATTGTCGTTTTGGAGTGGATCAACAAGGGTTGTCCGATCAGCCGCGCTGCCCACGACAAGCAGCAGATGCAGAAGACCTATAAGAAGTACGCTGCCAAGGACGTGGTCTGGCTCGGGATCGACTCGACTGAAGGAACCAAGCCCGACGAGAACCGGGTCTACGCCGCCGAACAGAGCTTGGCTTATCCGATTCTTCACGACGTCGATGCGAAGGTCGCCAACGCCTATGGGGCCAAACGGACTCCACATATGTTCGTGATCGATAAAGAGGGAAAGCTCGTCTACGCCGGAGCTATCGATGACAAGGGCGACAACAACTACGTCGCGGCTGCCATCGAGGACCTGCTCGCCGGTAAGCCGGTCGCCAAGCCCAAAACCGATGCCTACGGCTGCGGAATCAAGAACTCCAAACTGGCTTCGTGA